GACGTTCGCCAAAATTAGCTTCATAAGTATCTTGAGCATATTTATCCCATTCAGATGAAAAAACGCATTTTCCGCCAACACTCTCAAAACCTAGCCTAATTCCGCCTATACCAGCAAATAGATCGATAAATCGAAACTTCATTAATTAATTTTTAAACTGTCTGTGTTTAAGTCTTACCTATTTAAAACATTCCCAATTATACCGAATTCGATTAGCTGCGTTATCATTTTTGATATTTTAGTTTATTTATTGCCTACAGTTAATTGAGTGCTAGATTGTTGTTCACGGCGAGATCCTAAAAACTTGCCCAGCCAACGTAGAAAGCTATCGACATAGGTAAATAGTACAGGTACAACTACTAAAGTCAAAAGGGTAGAAGTCGTAAAACCGCCAATAACGGCGATCGCCATTGGGCTGCGAACTTCACCATCTGCACCAAGTTCTAGGGCAATTGGCATCATTCCCGCTACCGTAGAAATAGAGGTCATCAAAATTGGACGTAAGCGCGATACCCCAGCAGCAACAACCGCTTTACGCAAAGGCTTCCCTTCTTTGAGTCCTGCTAAGGCAAAGTCTACCAGTAGAATCGCGTTTTTGGTGACTAACCCCATTAATAAGACAATGCCGATTAGGGCATATAGTCCTAGTTCTTTTTGGGCGCTCAACAGTCCTAGAAGCGCGCCACCAACGGATAAAGGTAATGCTACCAAAATTGCGAAAGGATAAAGGAAATTATTATACAGCAGTACCAAAATGGCATAGATACATAAAATAGCTAAACCTAATGCTTCGCCAAAACGACCAAAGATATCCCGCATAATTTCTGCGTCTCCCGATGGTTCTTCTTTTACTTCGGGAGGTAAAGACTTCATTGCGGGTAAAGCACGAATTTGAGCGATCGCATCGCCCAAAGCTAATCCCTGTAAGTTTCCTTCAACCGTTACCTGACGATTGCGATTAAATCTTTCGATAGTAGCTGGACTACTTCCTAAGCTAATTGTGGCTACTGATTTGAGTGGCACTAATGTCCCATCACGGCTGGGTATACGCAGATTATTGAGAGTTTCTATATCTTGGCGTTTGTCAGGGTTTATCTGCACTCTGATCGGTATCTGGCGATCGCTTAGATTAAACTTTGCTAGGTTAAAGTCACTATTGCCAATTGAGGCTAAAGAAGCAGTACTGGCGATCGCCTGGACGGAAACTCCCAAGTCTGCTGCCCTACGAGGATCGGGTTGGATAATAACTTCAGGTTCAACTAAGCTAATACTAGAGGTCACTTCTACTAGTCCTGGTATTTCACGGGCTTGCTTTTCCAACTCATCGGCAGTTTTGACTAAGATCTCTGGATTGTTGCTGCGTAGAATCAGGGAAACATCTTTATTACTGCCACCCGCCCCTTGACTCTGAAAACTAATTCTTGCCCCAGGAATTTTTGCAAAGGCTTTTCTCATTTGGTCTTGAAACTCTTGTTGAGAAAGCGATCGTTCGGTTTTTGGCAGCAGCTTAACTGAGATCGTGGCTTTATTAATCTGATCATCTTCCCCCACCTCTGACAAGACACTTCTGATTACCGATTGTTTATCTAATAATTGCTCTAGCTGTTTAACAACGGCTGCGGTGCTTTCTAGTCTTGAACCAGGAGGTAACTCTACCTGAATAGTACTAAGTCCAGTGTCTCCAGCGTCAAATAAGCCTTTGGGTATATAAGGAATTAGCTGCAAACTAGCAAAGAAAAATGCTCCTGCCAAAATTAAAGTAGTAATCCGATTTCTTAAAGCCAAATTAAGTACAAAACGGTAGGGCTGAAATTTTGCTCCCGCATTTGTGTCTAAATCTTGAGAAGAAGCAAATAAATTCGGTGCAGCTTGGGGAATTATTTCTCTATTCTCTCTGCCGTAGGGAGTAATGTCATAACTCACCGCATTAAAAGCCCGAAAGCGAGGATATTTAAACGCTTGCTTCCTGGGTTTAAGTAGATAAGCACTCAACATCGGCGTGACAGTACAGGCTACTAAGGTAGAAAACATGGTAGACACCGCCACCGTCACTCCAAAGGGTTGAAAATATTGACCAGGAATGCCACCTATAAACGCCACAGGAATAAACACCGCCACAATTGTTGCAGTGGTAGCGACTACAGCCAAACCGATCTCCCTAGCTGCATCTAAAGCTGCCTGAAATGGTTGCTTGTTCATTTGCAGGTGGCGATCTATATTCTCGATCATACAGATTGCATCATCCACCAGATTACCAACAGCCAAAGCCAAAGCTAATAAACTCATGCTGTTGAGGGTATAGCCGAGAGTTTTCATTACCCAGAAGGTAGGAATGATAGATAGAGGTAAAGCTGTAGCGGTAATTAGAGTAACTCGCCAGTCCCGCAGGAATATACCTACGGTCATAACCGTTAGCAAACAGCCTAAGATTAGGGCGTTAATTGTTCCTTGATAAGATGCCCGAATTTCATCAGCACGGGTAAAGATTAGCTGAAGCTTGATGTCTTTGGGAAGAGTATTTTTTAACTCCGCAACTTCTTTGGTCACTGCTTTTTCTACCGAAACTACAGTAGTACCTGAACTTCTTTTAACCGCAAAGCCGACTACTGGCTGTCCATTAAGAAATGCTTTTTGTCTCGATTCTTCAAAGTCATCGGCAACTTCCCCAAAGTTAGACAGAGGAACAGTATCTCCATTACTTAGTTCAATCGGATAAGCTCGCAGATCATTAACGGTTTTGGCACTACCTAAAGTACGCACACTTTGCTCTCTGTCCCCAACTTCCGATCGCCCTCCCGATAGATTAAGATTAAACTGGGCAATCTGCTCATCAATATCTGTGGCGGTAATACCATAAGCCTGTAATCGTTGAGGGTCAAGATTTATCCTAATTTCTCGATCTACTCCCCCCAAGCGGTCTACTTGTCCTACTCCCTCAACGTTGAGTATTTCGGGAATAATGGTCAGGTCTACTAGGTTACTAACCTCTTCCACCGAACGTTGAGCAGAAGAAACAGCATAAGTAACTACCGTACCCCCCGTAAACTGTAGCTTGTTTACCCTTGGTTCATCTATATCCTGGGGTAAATCAGGACGTACTTGAGAAACAGCATTACGGACTTCATTAACGGCGCGATCGCTATCTATCCCCAAATCAAATTTAATTACGGTATTAGAGCTACCATCGG
This DNA window, taken from Pleurocapsa sp. FMAR1, encodes the following:
- a CDS encoding efflux RND transporter permease subunit; this translates as MTKKIEDAVANLDGIDELSSTITDGSSNTVIKFDLGIDSDRAVNEVRNAVSQVRPDLPQDIDEPRVNKLQFTGGTVVTYAVSSAQRSVEEVSNLVDLTIIPEILNVEGVGQVDRLGGVDREIRINLDPQRLQAYGITATDIDEQIAQFNLNLSGGRSEVGDREQSVRTLGSAKTVNDLRAYPIELSNGDTVPLSNFGEVADDFEESRQKAFLNGQPVVGFAVKRSSGTTVVSVEKAVTKEVAELKNTLPKDIKLQLIFTRADEIRASYQGTINALILGCLLTVMTVGIFLRDWRVTLITATALPLSIIPTFWVMKTLGYTLNSMSLLALALAVGNLVDDAICMIENIDRHLQMNKQPFQAALDAAREIGLAVVATTATIVAVFIPVAFIGGIPGQYFQPFGVTVAVSTMFSTLVACTVTPMLSAYLLKPRKQAFKYPRFRAFNAVSYDITPYGRENREIIPQAAPNLFASSQDLDTNAGAKFQPYRFVLNLALRNRITTLILAGAFFFASLQLIPYIPKGLFDAGDTGLSTIQVELPPGSRLESTAAVVKQLEQLLDKQSVIRSVLSEVGEDDQINKATISVKLLPKTERSLSQQEFQDQMRKAFAKIPGARISFQSQGAGGSNKDVSLILRSNNPEILVKTADELEKQAREIPGLVEVTSSISLVEPEVIIQPDPRRAADLGVSVQAIASTASLASIGNSDFNLAKFNLSDRQIPIRVQINPDKRQDIETLNNLRIPSRDGTLVPLKSVATISLGSSPATIERFNRNRQVTVEGNLQGLALGDAIAQIRALPAMKSLPPEVKEEPSGDAEIMRDIFGRFGEALGLAILCIYAILVLLYNNFLYPFAILVALPLSVGGALLGLLSAQKELGLYALIGIVLLMGLVTKNAILLVDFALAGLKEGKPLRKAVVAAGVSRLRPILMTSISTVAGMMPIALELGADGEVRSPMAIAVIGGFTTSTLLTLVVVPVLFTYVDSFLRWLGKFLGSRREQQSSTQLTVGNK